One Balaenoptera ricei isolate mBalRic1 chromosome 16, mBalRic1.hap2, whole genome shotgun sequence genomic window carries:
- the SLC35G1 gene encoding solute carrier family 35 member G1 isoform X3, protein MTERGLVCLGKDDSKPPASLAGPQQRGGRLGGPDLGGGQPSPRGPEEAEKKAPCPGLGLFYTLLSAFLFSVGSLFVKKVEDIHAVEISAFRCVFQMLIIIPCLIYRKTGFIGPKGQRIFLLLRGVLGSSAMILLYYAYQSTSLADATVISFSCPVFTSIIACIFLKEKYSPWDAVFTAFTITGVILIVRPPFLFGSEVVETDKDYSVHLKGAFAALVHAVFAAVTLVILRKIGTSVDYVLSIWYYVVAGLTECVIALSILGEWSLPHCGLDRLFLILIGLFGLGGQVFLAKAIQIEKAGLVALMKTMDVVFAFIFQIIFFPDVPSWWTVGGSLCVVASSIGAAVRKWYQSSK, encoded by the exons ATGACAGAAAGAGGTCTAGTGTGCCTTGGGAAGGATGACTCCAAGCCGCCTGCCAGTCTAGCCGGACCGCAGCAGAGGGGTGGACGCCTTGGGGGGCCTGACCTGGGAGGCGGCCAGCCTTCCCCTCGGGGACCTGAAG AAGCTGAGAAGAAAGCACCCTGTCCTGGACTTGGCTTGTTTTACACATTATTGTCTGCGTTCCTCTTCTCAGTGGGctctttatttgttaaaaaagTGGAAGACATCCACGCTGTAGAAATTAGTGCATTCCGATGTGTGTTCCAAATGCTAATCATTATCCCTTGCTTAATATACAGAAA AACTGGGTTTATAGGCCCCAAAGGTCAACGAATCTTCCTCCTTCTCAGAGGAGTCCTTGGTTCTAGTGCCATGATCCTTTTATACTACGCCTACCAGTCAACATCCCTCGCTGATGCCACGGTTATCTcatttagctgtccagtgttTACGTCTATAATTGCTTGCATATTTCTCAAGGAAAAGTATAGCCCTTGGGACGCTGTCTTCACCGCATTCACAATCACCGGAGTGATCCTTATCGTGAGGCCGCCATTTCTGTTTGGTTCCGAAGTCGTGGAGACGGATAAAGACTATTCAGTTCACCTGAAGGGTGCTTTCGCAGCACTTGTACACGCTGTGTTTGCTGCCGTGACTTTAGTTATCCTAAGGAAAATAGGGACATCTGTGGACTACGTGTTGAGCATTTGGTATTATGTAGTCGCTGGCCTTACCGAGTGCGTCATTGCCCTTTCTATATTAGGAGAATGGAGTCTGCCGCACTGTGGGTTGGACAGGCTATTTCTCATACTAATTGGGCTGTTTGGTTTGGGAGGTCAGGTGTTTCTCGCAAAAGCCATTCAAATAGAAAAAGCAGGGCTAGTAGCATTAATGAAGACTATGGATGTAgtctttgcttttatctttcagattattttctttcctgatgTGCCGTCGTGGTGGACCGTGGGTGGCTCCTTATGCGTAGTAGCCAGTAGCATTGGAGCAGCCGTTCGTAAATGGTACCAGAGCTCCAAATAA
- the SLC35G1 gene encoding solute carrier family 35 member G1 isoform X1 yields the protein MRPVDDTGAAKRLESGLPLVDIPPPGSRQQSAATEVAETPGPGGCWQCPSLPCGSRAEQEAEKKAPCPGLGLFYTLLSAFLFSVGSLFVKKVEDIHAVEISAFRCVFQMLIIIPCLIYRKTGFIGPKGQRIFLLLRGVLGSSAMILLYYAYQSTSLADATVISFSCPVFTSIIACIFLKEKYSPWDAVFTAFTITGVILIVRPPFLFGSEVVETDKDYSVHLKGAFAALVHAVFAAVTLVILRKIGTSVDYVLSIWYYVVAGLTECVIALSILGEWSLPHCGLDRLFLILIGLFGLGGQVFLAKAIQIEKAGLVALMKTMDVVFAFIFQIIFFPDVPSWWTVGGSLCVVASSIGAAVRKWYQSSK from the exons ATGCGGCCCGTGGACGACACTGGGGCCGCCAAGCGGCTGGAGTCCGGGCTGCCGCTGGTGGACATCCCGCCCCCGGGCTCCAGGCAACAGTCGGCGGCCACCGAGGTAGCGGAGACGCCCGGCCCCGGCGGGTGCTGGCAGTGTCCTTCATTGCCGTGCGGCTCGCGCGCGGAGCAGG AAGCTGAGAAGAAAGCACCCTGTCCTGGACTTGGCTTGTTTTACACATTATTGTCTGCGTTCCTCTTCTCAGTGGGctctttatttgttaaaaaagTGGAAGACATCCACGCTGTAGAAATTAGTGCATTCCGATGTGTGTTCCAAATGCTAATCATTATCCCTTGCTTAATATACAGAAA AACTGGGTTTATAGGCCCCAAAGGTCAACGAATCTTCCTCCTTCTCAGAGGAGTCCTTGGTTCTAGTGCCATGATCCTTTTATACTACGCCTACCAGTCAACATCCCTCGCTGATGCCACGGTTATCTcatttagctgtccagtgttTACGTCTATAATTGCTTGCATATTTCTCAAGGAAAAGTATAGCCCTTGGGACGCTGTCTTCACCGCATTCACAATCACCGGAGTGATCCTTATCGTGAGGCCGCCATTTCTGTTTGGTTCCGAAGTCGTGGAGACGGATAAAGACTATTCAGTTCACCTGAAGGGTGCTTTCGCAGCACTTGTACACGCTGTGTTTGCTGCCGTGACTTTAGTTATCCTAAGGAAAATAGGGACATCTGTGGACTACGTGTTGAGCATTTGGTATTATGTAGTCGCTGGCCTTACCGAGTGCGTCATTGCCCTTTCTATATTAGGAGAATGGAGTCTGCCGCACTGTGGGTTGGACAGGCTATTTCTCATACTAATTGGGCTGTTTGGTTTGGGAGGTCAGGTGTTTCTCGCAAAAGCCATTCAAATAGAAAAAGCAGGGCTAGTAGCATTAATGAAGACTATGGATGTAgtctttgcttttatctttcagattattttctttcctgatgTGCCGTCGTGGTGGACCGTGGGTGGCTCCTTATGCGTAGTAGCCAGTAGCATTGGAGCAGCCGTTCGTAAATGGTACCAGAGCTCCAAATAA
- the SLC35G1 gene encoding solute carrier family 35 member G1 isoform X2 — MRPVDDTGAAKRLESGLPLVDIPPPGSRQQSAATEVAETPGPGGCWQCPSLPCGSRAEQAEKKAPCPGLGLFYTLLSAFLFSVGSLFVKKVEDIHAVEISAFRCVFQMLIIIPCLIYRKTGFIGPKGQRIFLLLRGVLGSSAMILLYYAYQSTSLADATVISFSCPVFTSIIACIFLKEKYSPWDAVFTAFTITGVILIVRPPFLFGSEVVETDKDYSVHLKGAFAALVHAVFAAVTLVILRKIGTSVDYVLSIWYYVVAGLTECVIALSILGEWSLPHCGLDRLFLILIGLFGLGGQVFLAKAIQIEKAGLVALMKTMDVVFAFIFQIIFFPDVPSWWTVGGSLCVVASSIGAAVRKWYQSSK; from the exons ATGCGGCCCGTGGACGACACTGGGGCCGCCAAGCGGCTGGAGTCCGGGCTGCCGCTGGTGGACATCCCGCCCCCGGGCTCCAGGCAACAGTCGGCGGCCACCGAGGTAGCGGAGACGCCCGGCCCCGGCGGGTGCTGGCAGTGTCCTTCATTGCCGTGCGGCTCGCGCGCGGAGCAGG CTGAGAAGAAAGCACCCTGTCCTGGACTTGGCTTGTTTTACACATTATTGTCTGCGTTCCTCTTCTCAGTGGGctctttatttgttaaaaaagTGGAAGACATCCACGCTGTAGAAATTAGTGCATTCCGATGTGTGTTCCAAATGCTAATCATTATCCCTTGCTTAATATACAGAAA AACTGGGTTTATAGGCCCCAAAGGTCAACGAATCTTCCTCCTTCTCAGAGGAGTCCTTGGTTCTAGTGCCATGATCCTTTTATACTACGCCTACCAGTCAACATCCCTCGCTGATGCCACGGTTATCTcatttagctgtccagtgttTACGTCTATAATTGCTTGCATATTTCTCAAGGAAAAGTATAGCCCTTGGGACGCTGTCTTCACCGCATTCACAATCACCGGAGTGATCCTTATCGTGAGGCCGCCATTTCTGTTTGGTTCCGAAGTCGTGGAGACGGATAAAGACTATTCAGTTCACCTGAAGGGTGCTTTCGCAGCACTTGTACACGCTGTGTTTGCTGCCGTGACTTTAGTTATCCTAAGGAAAATAGGGACATCTGTGGACTACGTGTTGAGCATTTGGTATTATGTAGTCGCTGGCCTTACCGAGTGCGTCATTGCCCTTTCTATATTAGGAGAATGGAGTCTGCCGCACTGTGGGTTGGACAGGCTATTTCTCATACTAATTGGGCTGTTTGGTTTGGGAGGTCAGGTGTTTCTCGCAAAAGCCATTCAAATAGAAAAAGCAGGGCTAGTAGCATTAATGAAGACTATGGATGTAgtctttgcttttatctttcagattattttctttcctgatgTGCCGTCGTGGTGGACCGTGGGTGGCTCCTTATGCGTAGTAGCCAGTAGCATTGGAGCAGCCGTTCGTAAATGGTACCAGAGCTCCAAATAA